The stretch of DNA ATGTTGAGAACAGCGGCGGCGCAAAGATATTTTTAACTGGATGCGGTGCGCATACAAAAGGCGAGAACCTTTTAAAGCAAGGGCGTGTTTCAGGGGTCTTCGGGCAGAGCGAGAAGATAAAGATAGATGAAATGCTCAGCCGCGAAGAACCTTTTTACGAACTTGGTGATCTAAACTTCATAGATGAGAGCGTTGTCGATGATTTTATCGGCAAGAGCAGGGCGTTTATAAAGATCCAGGAGGGGTGTAATTTTCGCTGTTCATACTGCATAATCCCTTACGTTCGTGGTGATGCAAGAAGTATGAGCGAAGATAAGATACTTGAGCAGATAAGCAGACTTGCGCGAAACGGTTTTGGAGAGTTCATCCTCACAGGAACAAACGTGGGAAGCTACGGTCAAAAGAGTGATAGCTCAATAGCCTCTCTTATGAAAAAAATATCTCAAATACGCGGTGTAAGACGTATAAGGGTAGGCAGTGTAGAGCCTATCCAGATAACGGACGAGTTTAAGGAGATACTGGATGAGCCGTGGCTTGAGCGTCATCTTCATATAGCACTGCAGCACACTTCGCCACAGATGCTAAAGTTTATGAACAGAAGAAACGTATACAAGCAAGACAGAGAGCTTTTTGAGCTTCTTGCAGGCAAAGGTTTTGCGATCGGAACCGACTTTATAACTGGGCATCCGGGGGAGTCTCAGGAGCTTTGGGATGAGGCGATGAGAAATGTAAGAGAATTGCCTTTGACGCATCTGCACGCATTTACATACTCTAAAAGAGACGGCACGCCATCAGCGACGATGAAGCCTGAAGTAAACGGAAAAGTCGCAAAAGACAGGCTTCATGAACTCGAAAACATTGTAAAAGCTAAAAACTTTGAGTTTAGAAAAGCTTTTGGCAAAGAACTTGAAGTTCTTGTAGAGAGCGAAAAAGACGGAGCTTTTGTTGGATATGACCAGCACTTTAACAAGATCATAATCGACTCGGATGAGGATCTGCTTGGCAACTGGATAAATCTGAGCGAGTACGAGGTAAGAGAGGAGTCTAACTATGGTAGGGTCTAAAACGAACAGAGTAGCACTTTATGCATCGGCTTTTTTGGTAGTGATTTTGGTTCTTTTTGCAATGCTCAGAGACAATGCAGATGCCATCTCTTTAAAAGATGCAACTGCTATGCTTCAAGACAGAAGCGTTAAAAGCGTTGTTGCTTCAGAGGATTTTATCTATCTTAAAACAGACAAAGAGGTTTATAAGATAGCATCTTCTCAGATCTCTGCGGATATGCTAAGCGATTACAGAGTAAAAGTTAAAAGTGCCTCAAACGTAGTAGCCTACTTTCTATTTTTAGTTCTTATTTTGGGTATAGGCACACTTGTTTTTAAGTGGCTT from Sulfurimonas crateris encodes:
- the mtaB gene encoding tRNA (N(6)-L-threonylcarbamoyladenosine(37)-C(2))-methylthiotransferase MtaB translates to MKKVYFKTFGCRTNLYDSQVMMSSMQEYTVTEDESEADIIVVNSCTVTNGADTHVRSYISHVENSGGAKIFLTGCGAHTKGENLLKQGRVSGVFGQSEKIKIDEMLSREEPFYELGDLNFIDESVVDDFIGKSRAFIKIQEGCNFRCSYCIIPYVRGDARSMSEDKILEQISRLARNGFGEFILTGTNVGSYGQKSDSSIASLMKKISQIRGVRRIRVGSVEPIQITDEFKEILDEPWLERHLHIALQHTSPQMLKFMNRRNVYKQDRELFELLAGKGFAIGTDFITGHPGESQELWDEAMRNVRELPLTHLHAFTYSKRDGTPSATMKPEVNGKVAKDRLHELENIVKAKNFEFRKAFGKELEVLVESEKDGAFVGYDQHFNKIIIDSDEDLLGNWINLSEYEVREESNYGRV